One window of Enterobacter sp. RHBSTW-00175 genomic DNA carries:
- the ppdD gene encoding prepilin peptidase-dependent pilin — protein sequence MNRQHGFTLIELMVVIGIIAILSAIGVPAYQNYLRKAALTDMLQTFIPYRTAVELCALEHGGVESCDGGSNGIPSPVTSRYVSGMSVTKGTITLTGQESLNGLDVSMTPVWDNSNGMTGWTRTCSIANDIALKQACEDVFRFNSN from the coding sequence ATGAACAGACAACATGGATTCACGCTGATTGAGTTAATGGTGGTCATCGGCATTATTGCCATATTAAGTGCGATCGGCGTACCCGCTTACCAGAACTACCTTCGAAAAGCCGCGCTAACCGACATGCTGCAAACCTTTATCCCGTACCGCACCGCCGTTGAGCTTTGCGCCCTGGAGCACGGCGGCGTAGAGAGTTGCGATGGGGGAAGTAATGGCATCCCCTCGCCCGTTACCTCTCGCTATGTTTCCGGCATGAGCGTGACAAAAGGCACGATTACACTCACAGGACAAGAAAGCCTGAACGGCCTTGACGTCAGCATGACGCCAGTTTGGGACAACAGCAACGGTATGACCGGCTGGACACGGACATGCAGCATCGCGAACGACATCGCGCTTAAGCAAGCCTGCGAAGACGTCTTCCGCTTCAACAGCAATTAA
- the nadC gene encoding carboxylating nicotinate-nucleotide diphosphorylase, producing the protein MPPRRYNPDHRRDALLERINMDIPASVAHSLKEDLGGDVNADNDITAQLLPKETHSHAVIITREDGVFCGKRWVEEVFTQLAGDDVQVTWHVEDGDVITANQPLFELDGPSRVLLTGERTALNFVQTLSGVASEVRRYTDLLAGTRTQLLDTRKTLPGLRTALKYAVLCGGGSNHRLGLSDAFLIKENHIIASGSVRQAVEKAFWLHPDVPVEVEVENLEELDEAIKAGADIIMLDNFETDQMREAVKRTDGKAQLEVSGNVTFETIREFAETGVDFISVGALTKHIRALDLSMRFK; encoded by the coding sequence ATGCCGCCTCGCCGCTACAACCCCGACCACCGACGTGACGCACTTCTGGAACGTATTAACATGGATATTCCGGCAAGCGTTGCCCATTCTTTGAAAGAAGACCTGGGCGGCGACGTCAATGCCGACAACGATATTACCGCACAATTATTGCCAAAAGAGACACACTCGCACGCCGTCATCATTACCCGTGAAGACGGTGTATTTTGCGGAAAACGCTGGGTTGAAGAGGTCTTTACTCAGCTTGCGGGTGACGATGTTCAGGTCACCTGGCATGTTGAAGATGGCGACGTCATTACCGCAAACCAGCCGTTGTTTGAGCTTGATGGCCCTTCCCGTGTGCTGCTGACCGGTGAACGTACCGCGCTGAATTTTGTGCAGACGTTGTCAGGCGTAGCCAGTGAAGTGCGCCGCTACACCGATCTGCTGGCAGGCACGCGTACCCAGTTGCTGGATACCCGTAAAACGCTGCCAGGCCTGCGCACAGCCCTGAAATATGCGGTGTTATGCGGCGGTGGCTCGAACCATCGTCTGGGTTTGTCCGACGCCTTCCTGATTAAAGAGAACCACATTATTGCTTCTGGCTCCGTGCGTCAGGCGGTGGAAAAAGCCTTCTGGTTACACCCGGATGTGCCGGTTGAGGTGGAAGTGGAGAACCTGGAAGAGCTGGATGAAGCCATCAAGGCCGGGGCGGATATCATCATGCTGGATAACTTCGAAACCGACCAGATGCGCGAAGCGGTAAAACGCACTGACGGCAAGGCACAGCTTGAGGTATCCGGCAACGTGACGTTTGAAACAATCCGCGAATTCGCTGAAACAGGTGTCGATTTCATCTCCGTTGGCGCACTAACTAAACACATCCGCGCACTCGATCTCTCAATGCGCTTTAAGTAA
- the aroP gene encoding aromatic amino acid transporter AroP: MEAQQHGDQLKRGLKNRHIQLIALGGAIGTGLFLGSASVIQSAGPGIILGYAIAGFIAFLIMRQLGEMVVEEPVAGSFSHFAYKYWGRFAGFASGWNYWVLYVLVAMAELTAVGKYIQFWYPEIPTWASAAAFFVIINAINLTNVKVFGEMEFWFAIIKVIAVVAMIIFGGWLLFSGNGGPQATVRNLWEQGGFLPHGMSGLVMMMAIIMFSFGGLELVGITAAEADNPEQSIPKATNQVIYRILIFYVGSLAVLLSLLPWTRVTADTSPFVLIFHELGDTFVANALNIVVLTAALSVYNSCVYCNSRMLFGLAQQGNAPKALLNVDKRGVPVNTIIVSAVVTALCVLINYLAPESAFGLLMALVVSALVINWAMISLAHIKFRRAKQQQGVATRFPALLYPLGNWVCLLFMAAVLVIMLITPGMAISVYLIPVWVAILGVGYLVKQKNSNAVKAH; this comes from the coding sequence ATGGAAGCTCAACAGCACGGCGATCAGCTAAAGCGCGGCCTTAAAAACCGCCACATTCAGCTCATCGCATTGGGTGGTGCTATCGGTACCGGCCTGTTTCTGGGAAGCGCATCCGTTATCCAGTCTGCCGGCCCTGGCATTATTTTGGGTTACGCAATCGCGGGTTTTATTGCCTTTCTGATCATGCGCCAGTTAGGTGAAATGGTGGTTGAAGAGCCTGTAGCAGGTTCATTCAGCCACTTTGCATATAAATACTGGGGGAGGTTCGCGGGTTTCGCTTCCGGCTGGAACTACTGGGTGCTGTACGTTCTGGTTGCCATGGCTGAGCTTACCGCCGTGGGTAAGTACATTCAGTTCTGGTACCCGGAGATCCCAACCTGGGCCTCTGCTGCGGCCTTCTTCGTCATCATTAACGCCATCAACCTGACCAACGTGAAAGTGTTCGGTGAGATGGAGTTCTGGTTTGCCATCATCAAAGTTATCGCCGTTGTGGCCATGATCATCTTCGGTGGCTGGCTGCTGTTCAGCGGTAACGGTGGCCCACAGGCCACGGTACGTAACCTGTGGGAACAGGGCGGATTCCTGCCGCACGGTATGAGTGGGCTGGTGATGATGATGGCGATCATCATGTTCTCTTTCGGCGGGCTGGAGCTGGTCGGTATCACCGCCGCTGAAGCCGACAACCCGGAGCAGAGCATCCCGAAAGCCACCAACCAGGTTATCTACCGTATTCTGATCTTCTACGTGGGTTCACTGGCCGTGCTGCTCTCTCTGCTGCCGTGGACGCGTGTTACCGCAGATACCAGCCCGTTTGTGCTGATCTTCCATGAGCTGGGCGATACCTTCGTGGCAAACGCCCTGAATATCGTGGTGCTGACCGCTGCGCTGTCCGTTTACAACAGCTGCGTATATTGCAACAGCCGTATGCTGTTTGGTCTGGCTCAGCAGGGTAACGCCCCGAAAGCACTGCTCAACGTCGACAAGCGCGGCGTGCCGGTAAACACCATTATCGTCTCGGCTGTTGTGACGGCGTTGTGCGTGCTGATTAACTACCTGGCCCCGGAATCGGCTTTCGGCCTGCTGATGGCACTGGTGGTTTCTGCACTGGTTATCAACTGGGCAATGATCAGCCTGGCGCACATCAAGTTCCGCCGCGCCAAGCAACAGCAAGGTGTGGCGACTCGCTTCCCGGCCCTGCTTTACCCACTGGGTAACTGGGTGTGCCTGCTGTTCATGGCGGCGGTACTGGTCATCATGCTGATCACCCCGGGCATGGCAATTTCTGTGTACCTGATCCCGGTATGGGTTGCGATCCTCGGCGTGGGCTATCTGGTTAAACAGAAAAATAGCAACGCGGTGAAAGCACACTAA
- the gspE gene encoding type II secretion system protein GspE, producing the protein MNTEQLMALCQRYHAQLLTSDATMVNIAVVGTPAAELMEALRFATQKRIDIECWTSERMEKHRQLASQSHLPVASTAHSAVDILNRTLLQAMRQRASDIHIEPSEHDCHIRLRIDGVLNPHTTLNAGLATSLTARLKVLGNLDIAERRLPQDGQFTVELANEPVSFRIATLPCSGGEKIVLRLLQQEQQALDIAQLGMSAEQQAQFTEMLRQPQGLILVTGPTGSGKTVTLYSALQTRNTPDVNICSVEDPIEIPLAGLNQTQINPRAGLTFQSVLRALLRQDPDIIMVGEIRDGETAEIAINAAQTGHLVLSTLHTNSTTETLIRLQQMGVARWMISSALSLVIAQRLVRRLCPHCRQEGQTKAVLPLTLWPRELPQWRPTGCDRCYHGFYGRIALFEVLTIDNDLRQAISSGAAIEVIEASARQTGMTTLFEHGCMAVEQGLTTVEELVRVLGMSNGG; encoded by the coding sequence ATGAATACGGAACAACTGATGGCGCTCTGTCAGCGCTACCATGCGCAGCTGCTCACAAGCGATGCCACTATGGTCAACATAGCAGTGGTGGGTACGCCTGCCGCAGAGCTGATGGAAGCCTTACGTTTCGCGACGCAAAAGCGCATTGATATTGAATGCTGGACGAGCGAACGCATGGAAAAACACCGGCAGCTGGCATCGCAATCACATCTGCCTGTGGCGTCAACGGCCCACTCCGCTGTGGATATTCTCAACCGCACGCTGTTGCAGGCCATGCGTCAGCGGGCATCAGATATTCATATTGAGCCGTCGGAACACGACTGCCACATTCGCCTGCGCATCGATGGCGTACTCAACCCACACACAACCCTCAACGCCGGGTTGGCAACCTCGCTCACGGCGCGGCTAAAAGTGCTGGGCAACCTGGATATTGCGGAACGGCGTCTGCCCCAGGATGGTCAGTTTACGGTCGAACTGGCAAACGAACCGGTCTCTTTTCGTATCGCCACCCTGCCCTGTAGCGGCGGCGAGAAAATCGTTCTGCGCCTGCTACAGCAGGAGCAACAGGCTCTGGATATTGCACAACTGGGCATGAGTGCAGAACAGCAGGCTCAATTTACCGAAATGCTCCGCCAGCCACAGGGGTTGATCCTGGTTACCGGGCCAACGGGGAGCGGTAAAACCGTCACCCTCTACAGCGCCTTGCAAACGCGTAACACGCCGGATGTGAACATTTGTAGCGTTGAAGATCCTATCGAGATCCCGCTTGCAGGCCTCAATCAGACCCAAATAAACCCGCGAGCCGGGCTCACCTTTCAAAGCGTATTACGCGCCCTGTTACGCCAGGATCCCGACATTATTATGGTGGGTGAAATTCGTGATGGTGAAACGGCAGAAATTGCCATCAATGCCGCACAGACCGGGCACCTGGTGCTCTCCACGCTTCATACAAATTCGACGACAGAGACGCTGATCCGTTTGCAGCAAATGGGTGTCGCTCGCTGGATGATCTCATCTGCACTCTCTCTGGTGATAGCACAGCGACTGGTTCGCCGGTTGTGCCCCCATTGCCGACAGGAGGGGCAGACCAAAGCCGTATTGCCTCTCACACTTTGGCCGCGAGAGCTACCGCAGTGGCGACCAACCGGGTGCGATCGTTGCTATCACGGCTTTTATGGCCGCATTGCTCTGTTTGAGGTTCTGACCATCGACAACGACCTGCGCCAGGCCATTTCCAGTGGTGCCGCAATTGAGGTTATCGAAGCAAGCGCCCGGCAGACCGGGATGACAACCCTGTTTGAACATGGCTGTATGGCGGTCGAGCAAGGGCTAACCACCGTGGAAGAGCTGGTACGCGTGCTGGGAATGTCCAATGGGGGCTAA
- a CDS encoding glycoside-pentoside-hexuronide (GPH):cation symporter: MDNNKLSVKEKIGYGMGDAGCNIIFGAIMLFVNYFYTDIFGLAPALVGVLLLSVRVIDAVTDPIMGAIADRTRSKYGRFRPWLLWIAFPYALFSILMFTTPEWSYNSKVIYAFVTYFLLSLTYTAINIPYCSLGGVITNDPKERVACQSYRFVMVGIATLLLSLTLLPMADWFGGDNKAKGYQMAMTVLALIGTCMFLFSFSTVRERIRPAVQTNDELKNDLKDVWKNDQWVRILLLTLCNVCPGFIRMAATMYYVTWVMGQSTHFATLFISLGVVGMMFGSMLAKVLTDRWCKLKVFFWTNIVLAIFSCAFYFFDPKATTTIMVLYFLLNIVHQIPSPLHWSLMADVDDYGEWKTGKRITGISFSGNIFFLKLGLAIAGAMVGFLLSWYGYDAGAKAQSADAINGIVLLFTVIPGVGYLITAGVVRLLKVDRETMKQIQEDLEKRRANYRELNDYQELEAAETK; encoded by the coding sequence ATGGATAACAACAAACTGTCAGTAAAAGAAAAGATCGGCTATGGGATGGGAGACGCCGGATGCAATATCATCTTCGGCGCCATCATGTTGTTTGTTAACTATTTTTATACAGATATTTTTGGTCTGGCACCTGCGCTGGTCGGCGTATTGCTGCTGTCCGTTCGCGTCATTGATGCCGTAACAGACCCTATCATGGGGGCTATCGCTGACCGTACCCGCAGTAAATATGGTCGGTTTCGCCCATGGCTGTTGTGGATAGCCTTCCCCTATGCGCTGTTCAGTATCCTGATGTTCACCACGCCAGAGTGGAGCTATAACAGCAAAGTTATCTATGCCTTTGTCACTTATTTCCTGCTGTCGCTAACCTACACCGCCATCAATATTCCGTACTGCTCGCTTGGCGGGGTGATTACTAACGACCCTAAAGAGCGCGTCGCCTGTCAGTCTTATCGCTTCGTGATGGTCGGTATCGCGACGCTGCTGCTGTCACTCACGTTGCTGCCGATGGCCGACTGGTTCGGCGGGGACAACAAAGCCAAAGGCTATCAGATGGCCATGACTGTGCTGGCGTTGATTGGCACCTGCATGTTCCTGTTTAGCTTCTCGACCGTGCGCGAGCGTATCCGCCCGGCAGTACAGACCAACGACGAACTGAAAAACGATCTTAAAGACGTGTGGAAAAACGACCAGTGGGTGCGCATTCTGCTGCTCACGCTCTGCAACGTCTGCCCGGGTTTTATCCGCATGGCCGCCACCATGTATTACGTGACCTGGGTGATGGGCCAGAGCACCCACTTCGCCACCCTGTTTATCAGCCTGGGGGTGGTCGGCATGATGTTCGGCAGTATGCTGGCGAAGGTGTTAACTGACCGCTGGTGTAAGCTAAAAGTCTTCTTCTGGACCAATATCGTGCTGGCGATTTTCTCCTGCGCGTTTTACTTCTTCGACCCGAAAGCGACAACCACCATCATGGTGCTCTACTTCCTGCTGAATATCGTGCACCAGATCCCTTCCCCGCTGCACTGGTCGCTGATGGCCGATGTGGACGATTACGGCGAGTGGAAAACCGGTAAACGCATCACCGGGATCAGCTTCTCCGGCAATATTTTCTTCCTCAAACTGGGGCTGGCGATTGCCGGTGCAATGGTGGGCTTCCTGCTCTCCTGGTACGGTTACGATGCCGGGGCAAAAGCGCAAAGCGCAGACGCCATCAACGGTATTGTGCTGCTGTTCACGGTGATTCCAGGCGTCGGGTATTTGATTACCGCCGGTGTGGTGCGTTTGCTGAAGGTTGACCGTGAAACCATGAAGCAGATCCAGGAGGATCTGGAAAAACGCCGCGCTAACTATCGCGAGCTGAACGATTATCAGGAACTCGAAGCCGCTGAGACGAAATGA
- the ampD gene encoding 1,6-anhydro-N-acetylmuramyl-L-alanine amidase AmpD, whose protein sequence is MLLENGWLVDARHVPSPHHDCRPEDEQPSLLVVHNISLPPGEFGGPWIDALFTGTIDPNAHPFFAEIAHLRVSAHCLIRRDGEIVQYVPFDKRAWHAGVSVYQGRERCNDFSVGIELEGTDTTPYTDAQYQQLVAVTQTLIGLYPAIVDNITGHSDIAPVRKTDPGPAFDWSRFHTMLTASSDKEIT, encoded by the coding sequence ATGTTGTTAGAGAACGGGTGGCTGGTGGATGCGCGGCATGTGCCCTCGCCGCACCACGATTGCCGCCCGGAGGATGAACAGCCCTCACTGCTGGTGGTTCATAACATTAGTCTTCCGCCGGGTGAGTTTGGCGGTCCGTGGATCGATGCGTTATTCACGGGAACGATTGATCCCAATGCTCATCCCTTTTTTGCAGAAATTGCCCATTTGCGCGTATCGGCTCATTGTCTGATCCGTCGTGATGGGGAGATTGTCCAGTATGTTCCTTTTGATAAGCGCGCCTGGCACGCGGGGGTGTCGGTTTATCAGGGGCGCGAACGCTGTAATGATTTTTCAGTCGGGATCGAGCTGGAAGGTACTGATACGACGCCGTATACCGATGCGCAGTATCAGCAACTGGTTGCCGTGACGCAGACCCTTATCGGGTTGTATCCTGCGATAGTCGATAATATAACGGGGCACAGTGATATTGCTCCGGTAAGGAAAACTGACCCCGGCCCGGCATTCGACTGGTCGCGGTTTCACACCATGCTTACCGCATCGTCAGATAAGGAGATAACATGA
- the ampE gene encoding beta-lactamase regulator AmpE yields the protein MTLFTMLLVIVAERLFKLGEHWQLDHRLEVLFRRIKHFSLLRTLLMTAGVMLITFLLLRSLHGLFFNVPLLVVWILLGVLCIGAGKVRLHYHAYLKAASRDDAHARSAMASELTMIHGVPPDCDERDFLRELQNALLWINFRFYLAPLFWFVVGGPSGPVLLMGYAFLRAWQSWLARYLTPHERLQSGIDAILHVLDWIPVRFVGVVYALIGHGEKALPAWFASLADRHTAQYQVLTRLAQFSLAREPHTDKIETPKAAVSMAKKTSFVVVVVVALLTIYGTLV from the coding sequence ATGACGCTGTTTACCATGCTGTTGGTTATCGTTGCGGAACGTCTGTTCAAGCTCGGTGAACACTGGCAACTGGATCACCGGCTGGAAGTCCTCTTCCGTCGTATCAAACACTTTTCCCTGCTCCGCACGCTGCTGATGACCGCAGGCGTGATGCTGATAACTTTCCTGCTGTTGCGCTCGCTGCACGGCCTCTTTTTCAATGTGCCGTTGCTGGTGGTGTGGATCCTGCTCGGCGTTTTGTGTATCGGCGCGGGTAAAGTCCGTTTGCATTATCACGCTTATCTGAAGGCAGCATCACGGGATGATGCCCATGCGCGAAGTGCAATGGCGAGCGAGCTCACCATGATCCACGGCGTTCCGCCTGATTGCGACGAGCGTGATTTTCTTCGCGAGCTGCAAAATGCCCTGCTGTGGATTAACTTTCGCTTTTATCTGGCACCGTTATTCTGGTTTGTGGTGGGTGGCCCGTCGGGCCCTGTCTTGCTGATGGGTTATGCATTTTTACGTGCCTGGCAGTCCTGGCTTGCCCGATACCTCACTCCACATGAGCGGCTGCAATCCGGGATTGATGCCATTTTGCATGTGCTTGACTGGATCCCGGTGCGGTTTGTCGGGGTAGTGTATGCGTTGATTGGTCACGGTGAAAAAGCGCTGCCAGCGTGGTTTGCCTCTCTGGCTGACCGCCATACTGCGCAGTATCAGGTGTTAACGCGCCTGGCGCAGTTTTCTCTGGCGCGTGAGCCACACACCGACAAGATAGAGACGCCAAAAGCGGCTGTGTCGATGGCGAAGAAAACATCCTTTGTAGTCGTGGTGGTCGTGGCGTTGCTGACCATTTACGGCACGCTGGTGTAA
- a CDS encoding family 43 glycosylhydrolase, which yields MQTWPNPFIEQRADPYILHHEGQYYFIASVPQYDRLEIRRADSLEGLRSADEVVVWRKPDTGPMSELIWAPELHHIDGKWYIYFAATHTQALDKLGMFQHRMFALECADPDPLTGKWQEKGQIKSQFDTFALDATTFVHQGKRWYLWAQKAPDISGNSNLYLCEMENPWTLKGQPVMLSKPEYDWECRGFWVNEGPAVLVHNDRLFISYSASATDKNYCMGLLWIDMNADPQNPANWQKSPRPVFTTSYENRQYGPGHNSFTQTPDGEDVLVYHARNYTEIEGDPLYDPNRHTRLKLVRWDKNGMPDFGIPPADTL from the coding sequence ATGCAAACCTGGCCAAATCCGTTTATCGAACAACGGGCCGATCCGTACATTTTGCATCACGAGGGGCAATATTATTTTATTGCCTCCGTGCCGCAGTACGACAGACTGGAGATCCGCCGCGCAGACTCGCTGGAAGGACTGCGCAGCGCCGATGAGGTGGTTGTCTGGCGTAAACCCGACACCGGCCCTATGAGTGAGCTTATCTGGGCGCCGGAACTGCATCACATTGACGGCAAGTGGTACATCTATTTTGCCGCCACCCATACCCAGGCGCTCGATAAGCTCGGGATGTTCCAGCATCGCATGTTCGCCCTGGAGTGCGCCGACCCGGATCCACTTACCGGAAAATGGCAAGAAAAGGGGCAGATTAAAAGCCAGTTCGACACCTTTGCACTGGATGCAACCACGTTTGTGCATCAGGGAAAACGCTGGTATCTGTGGGCGCAAAAAGCCCCGGATATCTCCGGTAACTCCAACCTTTATCTGTGTGAAATGGAGAATCCCTGGACGCTCAAAGGCCAGCCGGTAATGCTCAGCAAGCCGGAATATGACTGGGAGTGCCGCGGATTTTGGGTTAACGAAGGCCCGGCAGTGCTGGTGCACAATGACAGGCTATTTATCAGCTACTCCGCCAGCGCAACCGACAAGAACTACTGCATGGGGCTATTGTGGATTGATATGAACGCCGATCCGCAAAACCCGGCGAACTGGCAGAAATCACCGCGCCCGGTATTCACAACCAGCTACGAAAATCGCCAGTATGGACCGGGGCACAACAGCTTTACGCAAACGCCGGATGGGGAAGATGTACTGGTGTATCACGCACGTAACTACACCGAAATTGAAGGCGATCCGCTTTACGATCCTAATCGCCATACCCGCCTGAAGCTTGTCCGCTGGGATAAAAACGGGATGCCTGATTTTGGCATCCCGCCTGCTGATACGCTTTAA
- a CDS encoding GMP reductase, whose amino-acid sequence MRIEEDLKLGFKDVLIRPKRSTLKSRSDVELERQFTFKHSGQTWSGVPIIAANMDTVGTFAMATALAKFDVLTAVHKHYSTEEWNAFVASASDDVVKHVMVSTGTSDADFEKTKQILAVNPALNFVCIDVANGYSEHFVQFVSKARAAWPTKTIIAGNVVTGEMCEELILSGADIVKVGIGPGSVCTTRVKTGVGYPQLSAVIECADAAHGLGGQIISDGGCTMPGDVAKAFGGGADFVMLGGMLAGHEESGGTVVEENGEKFMLFYGMSSESAMTRHVGGVAKYRAAEGKTVKLPLRGPVENTARDVLGGLRSACTYVGASRLKELTKRTTFIRVQEQENRVFNSL is encoded by the coding sequence AAAGACGTTCTCATCCGCCCTAAACGCTCTACACTGAAAAGTCGCTCAGACGTTGAACTCGAACGTCAATTCACCTTTAAACATTCCGGTCAGACCTGGTCTGGTGTGCCAATCATTGCGGCCAACATGGACACTGTGGGTACCTTCGCAATGGCAACAGCGCTGGCAAAATTTGATGTCCTCACCGCCGTGCATAAGCACTACAGCACTGAAGAGTGGAATGCCTTTGTGGCGTCAGCGTCTGACGATGTTGTTAAGCATGTCATGGTTTCTACCGGTACATCCGATGCGGATTTTGAAAAGACCAAACAGATCCTGGCGGTTAACCCGGCGCTGAATTTTGTTTGTATTGATGTCGCGAATGGTTATTCCGAGCACTTCGTGCAGTTCGTCAGCAAAGCGCGTGCGGCCTGGCCGACCAAAACCATTATCGCGGGTAACGTTGTGACCGGCGAAATGTGTGAAGAGCTGATCCTCTCCGGTGCGGATATCGTGAAAGTGGGTATTGGCCCGGGATCCGTGTGTACTACGCGTGTAAAAACCGGCGTGGGTTACCCGCAGCTTTCTGCGGTGATTGAGTGTGCCGATGCAGCCCACGGTCTTGGTGGCCAGATTATCAGCGACGGTGGTTGCACCATGCCGGGTGATGTGGCTAAAGCCTTTGGTGGCGGTGCCGATTTCGTGATGCTTGGCGGAATGCTGGCAGGTCACGAAGAGAGTGGCGGCACGGTGGTTGAAGAGAACGGCGAGAAATTTATGCTGTTCTACGGTATGAGCTCTGAATCCGCGATGACCCGTCATGTGGGTGGCGTGGCAAAATATCGTGCAGCAGAAGGTAAAACCGTGAAGCTGCCACTGCGCGGCCCTGTCGAGAATACGGCGCGCGATGTTCTCGGTGGCCTGCGCTCAGCCTGTACCTACGTTGGGGCTTCACGCCTGAAAGAGCTGACTAAACGCACCACGTTTATCCGCGTTCAGGAGCAGGAAAACCGCGTATTCAATAGCCTCTGA
- the hofC gene encoding protein transport protein HofC produces the protein MGANQLWRWRALTEEGELQNGVMWAINREAAFTALMRKALHPLTLIRCSQRRRWQSQHCYDVFRQLATLLKAGLTLSHSLEMLAQQHPVTQWQALLQSLADDLSEGCALSAALKKWPEVFSPLYVSMVRTGELTGKLEECCRQLAQQQKSQQLLNTKVKKALRYPVIILTLAVVVVLAMVTLVLPEFAAIYRTFNTPLPLLTQMVMGLAAFIQEWAIILAVLVLVPPVVIYRLRRYPRWQRVNQRIVLHLPIMGALARGQKLGQIFTVLSLTQQAGIAFLQGLESAEETVDNPFWRDVIQGMQEKIEQGTPVWLAFQHTAVFTPLCIQLIRTGEVSGALDIMLENLAHHHTEQTLQQADNLAALLEPILLIVTGVIIGTLVVAMYLPIFHLGDAMSAG, from the coding sequence ATGGGGGCTAATCAACTCTGGCGCTGGCGGGCGCTTACAGAAGAGGGCGAGTTACAAAACGGAGTGATGTGGGCCATCAATCGTGAAGCCGCATTTACGGCATTAATGCGAAAAGCGCTACATCCTTTGACGCTGATACGCTGTTCGCAGCGTCGTCGGTGGCAGTCTCAACACTGCTATGACGTTTTTCGGCAGCTCGCGACGCTTCTCAAGGCAGGTCTTACGCTGTCTCACAGTCTTGAGATGCTGGCGCAGCAACACCCTGTCACGCAGTGGCAGGCACTGTTGCAAAGTCTGGCTGACGATCTTAGCGAGGGATGTGCCTTGTCTGCAGCGTTAAAAAAATGGCCAGAGGTATTCAGCCCGCTCTACGTTTCAATGGTGAGAACAGGCGAGCTCACGGGCAAGCTGGAAGAGTGTTGCCGCCAGCTCGCACAACAACAAAAATCGCAGCAGCTGCTTAATACGAAGGTGAAAAAAGCGCTGCGCTACCCGGTAATAATCCTGACGCTGGCCGTTGTCGTTGTACTGGCGATGGTCACGCTGGTCTTGCCAGAATTCGCGGCCATCTACAGAACATTTAATACCCCTCTGCCGCTGTTAACGCAGATGGTAATGGGACTGGCAGCGTTCATTCAGGAATGGGCGATTATTCTGGCTGTATTAGTGCTCGTTCCGCCCGTCGTTATTTACCGTCTTCGGCGGTATCCGCGATGGCAGCGCGTGAATCAGCGAATAGTCCTGCATTTACCCATTATGGGCGCACTGGCCAGGGGGCAAAAACTGGGGCAGATATTTACCGTGTTATCACTCACGCAGCAGGCAGGTATCGCTTTTTTACAAGGTCTGGAAAGTGCGGAAGAAACCGTTGATAACCCATTCTGGCGGGATGTGATTCAGGGAATGCAGGAGAAAATCGAACAGGGAACGCCGGTCTGGTTAGCATTTCAACATACTGCGGTGTTTACACCACTCTGCATTCAGTTGATACGTACCGGGGAGGTATCCGGAGCTCTCGATATCATGCTGGAGAATCTTGCACATCACCACACGGAGCAAACGCTCCAGCAAGCAGACAACCTGGCGGCACTACTGGAGCCAATACTGTTGATTGTGACGGGAGTCATAATCGGCACGCTGGTGGTCGCGATGTACTTACCGATTTTCCATCTGGGGGATGCGATGAGTGCGGGTTAG